One window of the Rhodothermales bacterium genome contains the following:
- the hisF gene encoding imidazole glycerol phosphate synthase subunit HisF: MKRVIARLDIKGPNVVKGIHLEGLRVVGSPATLARRYYEEGADELFYQDVVASLFGRSNLLHIVTATAEAGIFIPITVGGGLRTIADIEAALRAGADKVAINTAAVANPGFISEAARRFGSSTIVVAIEAIKDGDDYFAYTDNGRETTGLEVVSWAREAESRGAGEIVITSVDREGTGQGFDLELTRAIADVVNVPVIAHGGAGTTDHIVRVLRDTAAEGAAVASVLHYAARTHETARDTLDASESGNRAFLHTGVRFKEFGDVHLPDIKRSLTQAGVDTREAFAA, translated from the coding sequence ATGAAACGGGTTATCGCCCGGCTCGACATCAAGGGGCCCAACGTGGTCAAGGGCATTCACCTGGAGGGACTCCGGGTGGTCGGATCGCCCGCGACGCTGGCCCGGCGCTACTACGAGGAGGGTGCCGACGAACTCTTTTACCAGGACGTCGTCGCCAGTCTGTTCGGCCGGTCCAACCTGCTGCACATCGTGACCGCGACAGCCGAGGCGGGTATTTTCATACCTATCACCGTCGGAGGGGGCCTGCGCACGATCGCCGACATCGAAGCGGCACTAAGGGCCGGCGCAGACAAGGTCGCGATCAATACGGCTGCGGTGGCAAATCCCGGGTTCATTTCGGAGGCCGCCCGCCGATTCGGGTCCTCCACGATTGTAGTGGCTATCGAAGCCATCAAGGATGGCGACGACTATTTCGCCTACACCGACAACGGCCGCGAAACGACCGGGCTTGAAGTCGTGTCCTGGGCGCGGGAGGCCGAGTCCCGAGGGGCCGGGGAAATCGTCATCACCTCCGTCGATCGGGAAGGCACCGGGCAGGGATTCGATCTGGAGTTGACCCGCGCCATCGCGGATGTAGTGAACGTGCCCGTCATTGCCCACGGAGGTGCCGGCACCACAGATCACATCGTCCGTGTGCTCCGTGACACGGCGGCAGAAGGTGCCGCGGTAGCCAGTGTGTTGCACTATGCCGCACGCACCCATGAGACAGCCCGCGACACACTAGATGCGTCCGAGTCGGGAAATCGTGCGTTTCTGCACACAGGGGTCAGATTCAAGGAGTTCGGAGACGTTCACTTGCCGGACATCAAGCGGTCCCTGACCCAAGCAGGAGTCGACACCCGGGAGGCCTTCGCAGCATGA
- the ispG gene encoding flavodoxin-dependent (E)-4-hydroxy-3-methylbut-2-enyl-diphosphate synthase encodes MEVKAVERPRRVSRPVNVGGVQIGGGAPISVQSMTTSKTHDVTTSLEEITRLAEAGADIVRVAVPRPEDANALRDIVQGSPVPIVADIHFNHKYALQAIDAGVAKVRINPGNIGKEEWEREVLIAAKEAGLPIRIGVNSGSLEKDILDKYGYPQPEALFESAMRHVEICTKNGFEDLVISVKHSDVFFMIQAYKLLAERTDYPLHLGVTESGSLKSGTIKSSIGIGALLAEGIGDTIRVSLATDSEHEVDVGHKILKALRLGRPGVNIIACPTCGRLAGDMFPIVEQVEEAVAKRKFDKDLSVAIMGCAVNGPGEAAGADLGVSLGRGRAHLFKKGEILRTVEEGEIVDAIMQTIEDWE; translated from the coding sequence ATGGAAGTCAAGGCTGTAGAACGTCCCCGCCGCGTGTCGCGCCCCGTCAACGTGGGTGGAGTCCAGATCGGTGGCGGCGCGCCGATCTCGGTTCAGTCCATGACCACCTCCAAGACGCACGATGTGACGACGTCGCTGGAGGAAATCACCCGCCTTGCAGAGGCCGGAGCCGACATCGTCCGTGTAGCCGTCCCCAGGCCCGAAGACGCCAACGCGCTCAGGGACATTGTTCAGGGGAGTCCGGTGCCCATCGTCGCCGACATCCACTTCAACCACAAATACGCGCTGCAGGCCATCGACGCGGGCGTTGCCAAAGTCCGGATCAACCCGGGCAACATTGGCAAAGAGGAGTGGGAACGTGAGGTACTAATTGCCGCCAAGGAGGCCGGTTTGCCCATTCGAATTGGCGTCAATTCCGGCTCGCTCGAGAAGGATATTCTCGACAAATACGGCTATCCGCAGCCTGAGGCGCTGTTCGAGAGCGCGATGCGCCACGTCGAGATCTGCACCAAGAACGGGTTCGAAGATCTGGTCATCTCGGTCAAACACTCGGACGTGTTTTTCATGATCCAGGCGTACAAGCTGCTGGCGGAGCGTACCGATTACCCACTGCACCTGGGTGTCACCGAGTCTGGATCCCTGAAATCGGGCACGATCAAGAGCTCCATCGGCATCGGGGCACTGCTCGCCGAAGGCATTGGCGATACCATCCGCGTCTCTCTGGCTACCGATTCCGAGCACGAAGTCGACGTCGGCCACAAGATTCTCAAGGCGCTTCGACTCGGCCGTCCCGGTGTAAACATCATCGCCTGTCCCACGTGCGGTCGGCTCGCCGGCGACATGTTTCCGATTGTCGAGCAGGTCGAGGAAGCCGTAGCCAAGCGCAAGTTTGACAAGGACCTGAGTGTGGCCATCATGGGCTGCGCAGTCAACGGCCCGGGAGAAGCCGCGGGCGCGGATCTGGGCGTATCGCTGGGTCGCGGCCGCGCCCACCTATTCAAGAAGGGGGAAATCCTCCGTACGGTCGAAGAAGGCGAGATCGTCGACGCGATCATGCAGACGATCGAGGACTGGGAGTAG
- a CDS encoding rhomboid family intramembrane serine protease — translation MYQQNYQPNLGFSAFPPVIKNLLIINGLVFLAQFVPSTNYLLTNWFALWPLDFSGTPRLPGSGQFWPWQLLTYGFLHAGVTHILFNMFGLWMFGVQLENAWGSNRFLVFYVVSVVGAGLIQLAVVTFSGEFYPTVGASGGVFGLLMAFGMMFPNQPIYLYFLFPIPAKYFVILFGILELYLGVQGGTNIANFAHLGGMLFAFLLIQYWRGKLPIQPERRMYW, via the coding sequence ATGTACCAACAGAATTACCAGCCCAATCTTGGTTTCTCGGCGTTTCCGCCGGTCATCAAGAACCTGCTGATCATCAATGGGCTGGTCTTTCTGGCGCAGTTCGTGCCGAGCACGAATTACCTGTTGACCAACTGGTTTGCGTTGTGGCCGTTGGACTTCTCCGGCACACCACGTCTGCCGGGAAGCGGGCAATTCTGGCCCTGGCAGTTGTTGACCTACGGGTTTCTGCATGCTGGAGTCACGCACATCCTGTTCAATATGTTCGGGTTGTGGATGTTCGGCGTGCAGCTTGAGAATGCCTGGGGCTCGAATCGCTTTCTGGTGTTCTACGTGGTGTCGGTGGTCGGCGCGGGCCTGATTCAGCTGGCCGTCGTGACCTTCTCGGGCGAGTTCTACCCGACCGTGGGTGCCTCCGGAGGGGTTTTCGGCCTGCTCATGGCGTTCGGAATGATGTTTCCGAATCAGCCCATCTACCTGTACTTCCTGTTTCCGATTCCGGCCAAGTACTTCGTCATCCTGTTCGGCATTCTGGAGCTGTATCTCGGCGTGCAGGGCGGGACGAACATTGCGAATTTCGCCCATCTGGGCGGCATGCTCTTCGCGTTTCTCCTGATCCAGTATTGGCGCGGCAAATTGCCGATTCAGCCTGAGCGGAGGATGTACTGGTGA
- the hisH gene encoding imidazole glycerol phosphate synthase subunit HisH — protein MSTPAPTAHGPVIGIVETGLSNLFSVRAGLEHCGARPIMACEPDQFDDCAGLVLPGVGSFPDAMAELDRTGMADAVRSAVRQGLPVFGICLGQQLLLESSGEFSTCRGLGVLRGTVQELDSSEARVPNMGWRRLEPGPAWHDSPLEGLDQQEPFYFVHSFAAAEVDPSTVAAYSRHGSARFPAAFSVGSLFATQFHPEKSGPAGLRIYRHWIEQVTAHV, from the coding sequence ATGAGTACTCCCGCACCGACCGCGCACGGCCCGGTGATCGGCATCGTCGAGACCGGACTCAGCAACCTGTTCAGCGTGCGAGCCGGGCTTGAGCACTGCGGTGCGCGCCCAATCATGGCCTGCGAGCCCGATCAGTTTGACGACTGCGCGGGCCTGGTTCTTCCCGGCGTGGGCAGCTTTCCGGATGCCATGGCAGAGCTGGATCGCACCGGCATGGCCGATGCCGTGCGCAGCGCCGTACGGCAGGGCCTGCCCGTGTTCGGGATCTGCCTCGGTCAACAACTGCTACTGGAGTCGAGCGGCGAATTCTCCACATGCCGGGGACTAGGCGTGCTTCGGGGCACCGTGCAGGAGCTCGACAGCTCCGAGGCGCGGGTGCCGAACATGGGGTGGCGACGCCTCGAACCAGGACCGGCGTGGCACGATTCGCCGCTTGAAGGCCTCGACCAGCAAGAGCCGTTCTATTTTGTGCACTCGTTTGCTGCGGCGGAGGTCGACCCGTCGACAGTTGCCGCGTACAGTCGTCACGGCTCGGCGAGATTCCCGGCTGCATTCTCCGTGGGATCTCTCTTCGCCACACAATTTCATCCGGAAAAAAGCGGTCCGGCCGGACTCAGGATTTACCGGCACTGGATCGAGCAGGTAACTGCCCATGTCTAA
- a CDS encoding transglycosylase domain-containing protein, whose translation MRTLPPVRMDLAAELPVKSYIYAADGSQLAEIGRENRIYADLSDISSHVIDALLATEDRRFFEHTGVDYKRLAQAGWGAITGKEQGGASTLTMQLVRNVYPEIGRLPRRERKVRELLMAQKIEQVYTKRELLELYLNKMSFGRGAHGIESAAQTYFDKPAIELELLEAALLIGILKGPSFYDPVQHPERALERRRVVLVSMAADRKLSEGVVQRLANEPLGLRLAPRQILSDTAPHFTEYVRREMETWGRASGFDIYQDGLRVHTTIDPYMQGLAQRVVDRRMSDLQAAAGRDWAAQGQPFAAFWNEHPSFEEKLIQRSDRFGRLRARGVSPGTASYQLRNDLAFMDSLHAANTRLETGLVALDPFTGRVMAWVGSRDFSVDQYDKVAAARRQPGSTFKPILYAAALESGYMPDHLAEDVIQTYYPAPYYRPWRPTNAGGGASGTVMTLRQSLAKSKNTVSARLVQQVGATRVADLARRMGIKSDLLEVPSLALGTSEVTLLEMVSAYGTFVAQGMHYAPAVVSRVEDAQGNVIADFSPVGQRAMPSQHAHTMVEMLEDVTRPGGTGSGLSARFPIPGEWTGKTGTTQDNTDGWFVALHPELVLGAWVGFNQPIVRFQSDYYGQGAHNAGVVVADYLQEVVGDPMSGVGPARFRAPAGYRTPDAPADPWTGGLVDEGRRWEFEEELNPLHDADDVALDPTVQTGPRPAPNRGATSRPVRKRLVW comes from the coding sequence ATGCGCACCTTACCCCCAGTGCGCATGGACCTGGCGGCCGAATTGCCGGTCAAATCGTACATCTATGCGGCGGACGGTAGCCAACTGGCTGAAATAGGGCGGGAAAATCGCATTTATGCGGATTTGAGCGACATTTCGAGCCACGTGATCGATGCGCTCCTGGCTACGGAGGATCGTCGGTTTTTTGAGCACACGGGTGTCGACTACAAACGATTGGCCCAGGCGGGATGGGGCGCGATCACGGGCAAGGAGCAAGGCGGTGCCTCGACGCTGACCATGCAGTTGGTCCGCAACGTCTATCCGGAAATCGGCCGGTTGCCGCGGCGCGAGCGCAAGGTGCGCGAACTGCTGATGGCCCAGAAAATCGAGCAGGTGTACACCAAGCGGGAACTGCTCGAGCTGTACCTCAACAAGATGAGCTTCGGACGCGGCGCCCACGGCATCGAGTCTGCCGCCCAGACTTACTTCGACAAACCGGCCATCGAGCTGGAGCTCCTGGAGGCCGCGCTGCTCATCGGCATTCTGAAGGGCCCCAGCTTCTACGATCCGGTCCAGCACCCCGAGCGTGCGCTAGAGCGTCGACGCGTGGTCCTGGTCTCGATGGCGGCAGACCGGAAACTGTCGGAGGGCGTCGTGCAGCGTTTGGCCAATGAGCCTCTCGGCCTGCGTCTGGCGCCACGCCAGATCCTGAGCGATACCGCTCCGCACTTCACCGAGTACGTGCGACGCGAAATGGAGACCTGGGGCCGCGCGAGCGGATTCGACATCTACCAGGACGGCCTGCGTGTGCACACCACCATCGACCCGTACATGCAGGGCCTCGCCCAGCGCGTGGTCGATCGCCGCATGAGTGACCTGCAGGCCGCCGCGGGCCGAGACTGGGCCGCTCAGGGCCAACCGTTCGCGGCTTTCTGGAACGAGCACCCCTCGTTCGAGGAAAAGCTGATTCAGCGCTCGGATCGATTCGGTCGCCTCCGGGCACGAGGCGTCTCTCCTGGCACTGCCTCCTACCAGCTGCGCAACGACCTGGCGTTCATGGACAGTCTGCACGCTGCCAATACCCGTCTGGAAACCGGGCTTGTTGCGCTCGACCCATTCACCGGCCGTGTCATGGCCTGGGTCGGCTCCCGCGACTTCTCCGTGGATCAGTACGACAAGGTCGCCGCGGCTCGTCGGCAGCCGGGCTCCACGTTCAAACCGATCCTGTACGCTGCGGCCCTCGAATCCGGGTACATGCCGGACCATCTGGCGGAAGACGTCATCCAGACGTACTACCCCGCCCCGTACTACCGGCCCTGGCGGCCCACCAATGCCGGCGGCGGCGCCTCCGGTACGGTAATGACGCTCAGGCAGTCCCTCGCCAAGTCAAAAAACACGGTTTCTGCCCGACTGGTACAGCAAGTCGGCGCCACCCGCGTGGCCGACCTGGCTCGCCGCATGGGCATCAAGTCGGATCTGTTGGAAGTCCCATCGCTCGCACTGGGCACCAGCGAGGTCACGCTGCTCGAAATGGTGTCGGCCTACGGCACGTTTGTCGCCCAGGGCATGCACTATGCCCCGGCCGTGGTCAGTCGCGTCGAGGACGCGCAAGGCAACGTGATTGCCGATTTCAGTCCTGTCGGACAACGGGCGATGCCCTCGCAGCACGCCCATACCATGGTCGAAATGCTGGAGGACGTGACCCGCCCGGGCGGCACCGGCTCCGGCCTTTCAGCCCGCTTCCCCATCCCGGGAGAGTGGACGGGTAAAACGGGAACTACCCAGGACAATACCGACGGTTGGTTCGTCGCCCTGCACCCCGAATTGGTGCTGGGAGCGTGGGTAGGATTCAACCAGCCCATCGTTCGTTTCCAGAGCGACTACTATGGGCAGGGCGCCCACAATGCCGGCGTGGTCGTTGCCGACTATTTGCAGGAGGTGGTGGGGGATCCGATGTCCGGTGTCGGTCCCGCGCGATTCCGGGCGCCGGCGGGGTATCGCACTCCGGACGCGCCCGCCGACCCGTGGACCGGCGGCCTTGTTGACGAAGGTCGGCGCTGGGAATTCGAGGAAGAACTGAATCCTTTGCATGACGCGGACGACGTGGCCCTCGACCCGACCGTGCAGACAGGACCACGACCGGCGCCGAACCGGGGCGCCACCAGCCGACCGGTGCGAAAACGCCTCGTGTGGTAG
- a CDS encoding SDR family oxidoreductase yields MDIRTVLLTGPGRGLGLAITHRLLKDGFRVVGVSRSLTDDYAETGAAFLPFDLSNVAEIPSLVKRITAEHGPLYGLVNNAALGNGGLLATMHTSEIRALLSVNLEAAMVLTKYACRSMLVRGTGRIVNISSITAQTGFSGLAAYAATKAGLEGFSRSLSRELGKAGVTVNCVAPGYMETDMTADLQGQKLESIRRRAPLGLARVDDAAAAVAWLLSEDAVRVTGTVLTVDGGSTA; encoded by the coding sequence ATGGACATACGCACGGTTCTTTTGACCGGCCCCGGCAGAGGCCTGGGATTGGCCATTACGCATCGGCTGCTCAAGGACGGCTTCCGTGTCGTCGGAGTGAGCCGGTCGCTGACGGATGATTATGCCGAGACGGGTGCCGCTTTTTTGCCGTTCGACCTGTCGAATGTTGCGGAAATCCCATCGCTCGTGAAACGGATCACCGCCGAGCACGGCCCGCTGTACGGGCTGGTAAACAATGCTGCGCTTGGTAACGGCGGTCTGCTGGCGACCATGCACACCTCGGAGATCCGCGCGCTACTGAGCGTCAACCTGGAAGCGGCCATGGTGCTCACCAAGTATGCGTGCCGGTCGATGCTGGTGCGGGGCACAGGTCGCATCGTCAATATCTCCTCCATCACTGCGCAGACCGGATTCAGCGGCCTGGCGGCCTACGCGGCAACCAAGGCCGGTCTGGAGGGGTTCAGTCGGTCCCTGTCCAGGGAGCTTGGAAAGGCCGGCGTGACGGTCAATTGTGTCGCACCCGGGTACATGGAGACCGATATGACGGCCGACCTGCAAGGGCAGAAGCTAGAGTCGATTCGGCGCAGGGCGCCGCTCGGGCTGGCCCGGGTCGATGATGCCGCAGCGGCGGTGGCCTGGCTGCTCTCGGAGGACGCCGTCCGGGTGACGGGCACAGTGCTCACGGTCGATGGGGGCAGCACCGCGTGA
- a CDS encoding UDP-2,3-diacylglucosamine diphosphatase, translating to MTLFVSDIHFDHAPPQGYDLLSGSREAERDLIACLRHHDPERVVLLGDLFDAWIEYRDLIPKGLTRLLGLLAEMSDAGREVLVCVGNHDPWHRDYMERELGFEVLRASQVRTWHGRRVRFGHGDQEGAGGLSLWHRFIRHPWVHRLYAEVLPGSAGLSLARRWSRALKDDLEPEAIASLRASAQADLAADRADLVVYGHVHHPEHSGDYINTGSWALTRTYAMLDGQGARLLTWEPQNS from the coding sequence CTGACCCTTTTCGTCTCCGATATTCACTTTGACCACGCGCCGCCACAGGGATACGATCTCCTGTCGGGCAGCCGTGAGGCCGAGCGGGACCTCATCGCCTGCCTGCGCCACCACGACCCGGAGCGAGTGGTCCTGCTCGGGGATCTGTTCGACGCCTGGATCGAATACCGCGACCTGATTCCCAAGGGTCTGACACGCCTGTTGGGTCTGCTTGCCGAGATGAGCGATGCGGGCCGCGAGGTCCTGGTGTGCGTCGGCAATCATGATCCGTGGCACCGGGATTACATGGAGCGGGAGCTCGGATTTGAGGTGCTGCGTGCGTCGCAGGTGCGGACCTGGCACGGCCGACGGGTTCGATTTGGCCACGGGGACCAGGAAGGAGCCGGCGGATTGTCTTTGTGGCACCGGTTTATTCGCCATCCGTGGGTACATCGACTATATGCAGAGGTGCTGCCGGGCAGTGCCGGGCTTTCGCTGGCGCGGCGTTGGAGCCGTGCCCTGAAGGACGACCTGGAGCCGGAGGCGATCGCATCGCTGCGAGCGTCGGCCCAGGCGGATCTGGCCGCTGACCGGGCGGATCTGGTCGTCTACGGGCATGTGCACCACCCCGAGCATTCCGGCGACTACATCAATACGGGGTCGTGGGCATTGACGCGCACGTACGCGATGCTGGACGGGCAGGGCGCGAGACTCTTGACCTGGGAGCCGCAAAACTCCTGA
- a CDS encoding acyl--CoA ligase — MPLRDRIRAGRSPGDVLAMGPRRDLTVESLDAQAGGPGADRVVAVQAQDPLEAIPLLAALDGAVDTIVLLPDSLSKAETTRLWEAAEAQSATPPGESSSDGARSVSTIWAIPTSGTTGTPKLVAHTLESLTRTTRTDLPAFRWGLLYDYARFAGLQVTLQALLSGGVLLAPDRSQALDRQIDFLARNGCTHLSGTPTLWRNILMSPSAGDLPLRQITLGGEIADSAVLSALRGRYPEARITHIFASTEAGVGFSVNDGKAGFPKAFLDQPPNPGIRLRVQEDRLWVLNPSVGHHYIGDNQARVRDAEGWVDTGDSVLVTEDRVHFLGRASGVINVGGNKVHPEEVERALLSHPDVLAARVFARSNPFTGALVAAEIVPARPDHDVATLKAAVTAHAGSRLERHKVPVSVTVVPDLALNASGKLAR; from the coding sequence ATGCCCCTGCGTGACCGCATCCGGGCCGGCAGGTCCCCCGGTGATGTACTGGCGATGGGCCCGCGGCGCGACTTGACCGTCGAGTCGTTGGATGCGCAGGCCGGCGGGCCAGGGGCGGATCGGGTGGTGGCGGTGCAAGCGCAAGATCCGCTAGAGGCCATCCCTCTTTTGGCCGCGCTCGACGGCGCGGTCGATACCATCGTGCTGCTGCCCGATTCGCTCTCCAAAGCCGAAACGACCCGGTTGTGGGAGGCTGCGGAGGCGCAATCCGCCACGCCGCCGGGCGAATCGTCCTCTGACGGGGCCCGGTCGGTGAGCACCATCTGGGCCATCCCCACCTCTGGCACAACCGGCACTCCCAAATTGGTGGCCCACACGCTGGAGAGCCTGACCCGCACCACCAGGACCGATCTGCCTGCGTTTCGCTGGGGGTTGCTCTACGACTATGCACGATTTGCCGGCCTGCAGGTCACGCTGCAGGCGCTCCTGTCCGGCGGCGTGCTGCTGGCCCCCGACCGATCGCAGGCCCTCGACCGGCAAATCGATTTTCTGGCCCGAAACGGGTGCACGCACCTCAGTGGAACGCCTACGCTCTGGCGCAACATTCTGATGAGCCCATCAGCGGGCGATCTGCCCCTTAGGCAAATCACTCTTGGCGGCGAAATAGCCGATTCTGCCGTGCTATCTGCTCTTCGTGGCCGGTACCCGGAGGCCCGCATCACCCACATATTTGCATCGACGGAGGCAGGCGTCGGCTTTTCGGTCAACGACGGAAAAGCGGGTTTTCCCAAGGCATTTCTCGATCAGCCGCCGAACCCCGGCATCCGGCTACGGGTCCAGGAGGACCGCCTGTGGGTGCTGAACCCGTCGGTCGGGCACCATTATATCGGGGATAACCAGGCCCGCGTCCGGGACGCAGAAGGATGGGTCGATACAGGCGATTCCGTCTTGGTCACGGAGGACCGTGTCCATTTCCTCGGCCGGGCCTCGGGGGTGATCAACGTGGGGGGCAACAAGGTGCATCCTGAGGAGGTCGAGCGCGCCTTGTTGAGCCACCCCGACGTGCTGGCTGCCCGGGTGTTTGCGCGGTCCAACCCGTTCACCGGGGCGCTGGTGGCAGCGGAAATCGTTCCGGCCCGCCCCGACCACGATGTGGCTACACTGAAAGCAGCCGTCACCGCCCATGCCGGCTCCAGGCTCGAGCGACACAAGGTGCCGGTTTCTGTGACCGTCGTGCCGGATCTTGCCCTGAACGCTTCCGGCAAACTGGCTCGCTGA
- a CDS encoding acyl carrier protein translates to MSNRTRLSQRIQDIFAATFQGMNDGAAAPVLEDGTVLLETGLDSLGFAILVTRLEDELGYDPFTLSAEPFYPQTFGEFVDFYQAHAPA, encoded by the coding sequence ATGTCTAACAGGACCCGTCTCAGCCAGCGCATTCAGGACATTTTTGCCGCGACCTTTCAGGGAATGAATGACGGGGCAGCCGCGCCTGTGCTTGAAGACGGCACGGTGCTGCTGGAGACCGGACTCGATTCGCTGGGTTTTGCCATCCTGGTCACCCGGCTGGAAGATGAGTTGGGCTACGACCCGTTCACGCTGTCCGCGGAGCCGTTCTATCCGCAGACGTTCGGCGAGTTTGTCGACTTCTATCAGGCACATGCCCCTGCGTGA
- a CDS encoding rhomboid family intramembrane serine protease has product MSGWQRFRLWYASQPVALRTLVAINVVLYLVWQFPLVLIEPVREFVWNHLALNPGVPGILFEPWQLLTYAFLHLQPGLGGLLHVGFNMLWLWWIGRDLEELQGPHVLTAAYVYGALGGSLLTVLLKGAFPGSPLFGAVVHGASGAVLGVMAAVATLYPFKSIGLILIGVVPIRYIVIGLLALDILFLAAGGTSISAHFGGAATGFAYAKLRLMGRDGSGWARVFFGGGLFGGGSRRGARGGSTSGGSTLERMESWLASRGRKKAAGGDGAGVSARIIRMDGSSRDAGSGSGAQGTGDAGGGSARAGRADGGGRAGSGDSNDIDRILDKISERGYDSLTPEEKRKLYEASGN; this is encoded by the coding sequence GTGAGTGGCTGGCAGCGGTTTCGTCTGTGGTATGCGTCCCAGCCGGTGGCGCTGCGCACCCTCGTGGCGATCAATGTCGTGCTCTATCTGGTCTGGCAATTCCCGCTGGTCCTGATCGAGCCGGTTCGGGAGTTTGTCTGGAACCATCTGGCGCTTAACCCCGGAGTGCCCGGCATTCTGTTTGAGCCTTGGCAGCTGCTCACGTATGCCTTCCTGCATCTGCAGCCGGGCCTGGGCGGATTGCTGCATGTCGGGTTCAATATGCTGTGGCTGTGGTGGATCGGCCGGGACCTGGAGGAGCTCCAGGGGCCCCACGTACTGACCGCCGCTTATGTGTATGGAGCCCTGGGCGGATCGCTCCTCACGGTGCTGCTCAAGGGTGCATTTCCCGGTTCTCCACTGTTTGGTGCCGTCGTGCACGGCGCCTCCGGGGCGGTGCTCGGTGTTATGGCAGCAGTGGCGACGCTCTATCCCTTCAAGTCGATCGGGCTGATCCTCATCGGCGTCGTCCCGATTCGCTATATCGTTATCGGCCTGCTGGCGTTGGACATCCTGTTCCTGGCCGCCGGCGGAACGTCTATTTCGGCCCACTTCGGCGGGGCCGCTACCGGATTTGCCTACGCCAAACTGCGGCTCATGGGCCGTGACGGTTCGGGGTGGGCGCGGGTGTTCTTCGGTGGTGGACTGTTCGGGGGCGGCTCGCGCCGCGGTGCCCGCGGTGGCTCCACCTCCGGCGGTTCCACGCTCGAGCGCATGGAGTCCTGGTTGGCGTCCCGTGGCCGCAAAAAGGCGGCCGGCGGTGATGGTGCGGGAGTCTCGGCGCGCATTATCCGCATGGACGGATCTTCGCGCGATGCCGGAAGCGGCTCCGGGGCGCAGGGAACGGGCGATGCGGGGGGCGGCTCCGCACGCGCAGGTCGGGCCGACGGTGGAGGTCGCGCCGGAAGCGGCGATTCGAACGATATCGACCGGATCCTTGACAAGATCTCCGAGCGTGGATACGACTCGCTGACACCGGAAGAGAAGCGCAAGCTGTACGAGGCGTCCGGGAACTAG